A part of Gambusia affinis linkage group LG19, SWU_Gaff_1.0, whole genome shotgun sequence genomic DNA contains:
- the znf281a gene encoding zinc finger protein 281, with translation MNIIQDKLGNEFLRSNGSMDSNFGAGMIMFSHLPPVASFTRLSAHSVMQELPPQDLILKKERDSPDCSMGAQGGHQGGAAAAVGDYVHAMGIKQEKQSEHDYRLPLYPGGLGRSGEVLEVTVGNHQKLLVCDLNIGNLSNQLEKEATGRKGRRSNIDGHEGKPRKKRREAKHSVMDADGGGLSPGTKPHMCEHCSASFRSSYHLRRHVLIHTGERPFRCSQCNMSFIQKYLLQRHEKIHSGEKPFGCDQCNMRFIQKYHMERHKRTHSGEKPYRCETCQQYFSRTDRLLKHKRTCGEAIKKGLDPGMMDLGFVDMGQGSYGITQGNVGSTGRKKGKSKSSTVGGERKKKKGDLKESHVHGVVSGGYSIYEYSVESPTVSSSTEPGPSMQQGHQDQDPKMAFKKANRKSPMKAGLGQVKAEMLEQGDLGLMQCNEAKVESTSSNYDDAMQFVKKRRYLQATNNATPSGASVAGGGGSDYDVSLHLSSQPSSLQGGIPGVMDSDGPLNLEKSGITDEVLHSLLDLYTQKPDIHFDIGDQHVQLSPASVDGSDANAPSPSGDKSSMMHEYSRFLLQALERTSHSAGFPLGPGPLPSSGPFTTSHAGNPLYADKNIYSMAHMECGFVQPLALPSLPSSVPKSHFAMLSCSSPQHSFNLSSLEAPSHQQLTPSQELTEQMEKQHSTTPPSTYQISPSDLSNQKEHPAVKSDSAAVYPLVSSQDLASLDSSKPSYQIENFAQAFGSQFKSEVHGLSYSADSGGEVDHRIRTPVSDFSGYSLLSDVNEPVSTGSKTPTSQSYR, from the exons ATGAACATCATTCAAGATAAACTAGGGAATGAATTCCTGCGCTCCAACGGCAGCATGGACTCCAACTTTGGAGCCGGCATGATAATGTTCAGCCACCTCCCTCCGGTGGCCAGCTTCACCCGGCTGTCGGCGCACTCCGTCATGCAGGAACTTCCGCCGCAGGACCTGATCCTGAAGAAAGAGCGGGACTCTCCTGACTGCAGCATGGGCGCCCAGGGCGGCCACCAAGGGGGCGCTGCTGCTGCGGTTGGAGACTATGTTCACGCCATGGGTATCAAGCAGGAGAAGCAGTCGGAGCACGATTACCGCCTGCCGCTCTACCCCGGAGGTCTGGGGCGGAGCGGGGAGGTGCTGGAGGTGACCGTCGGTAACCACCAGAAGCTGCTGGTGTGTGACCTCAACATTGGCAAC CTGTCAAATCAGTTGGAAAAAGAGGCCACCGGGAGGAAAGGTCGGAGGTCAAACATTGATGGACATGAGGGTAAACCTAGAAAGAAGAGACGTGAGGCAAAG CATTCAGTAATGGATGCAGACGGTGGCGGTCTGTCTCCAGGAACAAAACCTCACATGTGTGAACACTGCAGTGCATCCTTCAGGAGCTCCTATCATCTGCGCAGACATGTCCTCATCCATACAG GTGAAAGACCCTTCAGATGCAGTCAGTGCAACATGAGTTTCATCCAGAAGTATCTTCTCCAGCGGCACGAGAAAATCCACAGTG GAGAGAAGCCATTTGGCTGTGACCAGTGCAACATGCGGTTCATTCAGAAATACCACATGGAGAGACACAAAAGAACGCACAGCGGAGAAAAGCCATACAGATGTGAGACTTGCCAGCAG TATTTTTCTAGAACAGATCGACTTCTTAAGCACAAGAGAACCTGTGGGGAAGCCATTAAAAAGGGATTGGATCCTGGGATGATGGATCTGGGTTTTGTGGACATGGGACAGGGCAGCTATGGAATTACTCAGGGAAATGTTGGGAGCACTGGGAGGAAGAAGGGTAAGTCAAAAAGTTCCACAGTGGGAGGCGAGCGTAAGAAGAAGAAGGGAGACCTGAAGGAGTCGCACGTTCATGGAGTTGTATCTGGAGGTTACAGCATCTACGAATACTCTGTGGAGAGTCCCACTGTGTCTTCTTCTACTGAGCCAGGACCCAGCATGCAACAGGGTCACCAGGATCAAGATCCCAAGATGGCCTTCAAGAAAGCTAACCGGAAGAGCCCGATGAAAGCAGGTCTGGGTCAAGTTAAAGCTGAAATGTTGGAGCAGGGCGACCTTGGCTTGATGCAGTGCAACGAGGCTAAGGTAGAATCCACCAGCAGCAACTACGACGACGCCATGCAGTTCGTTAAGAAGCGGCGGTATCTTCAAGCGACAAACAATGCAACGCCCTCTGGCGCCTCAGTGGCAGGTGGAGGCGGTAGCGACTACGACGTCAGCCTTCATTTGTCCTCTCAGCCGTCCTCTCTACAGGGCGGGATTCCAGGAGTAATGGACAGCGACGGTCCTCTGAATCTGGAGAAGTCGGGGATCACCGATGAGGTGCTGCATAGCCTGCTGGACCTCTACACCCAGAAACCCGACATTCATTTTGACATCGGTGACCAACACGTGCAGCTTAGCCCTGCCTCAGTGGATGGATCCGACGCCAACGCCCCCAGCCCGTCTGGAGACAAAAGCTCAATGATGCATGAATACTCCCGCTTCTTGCTGCAGGCTTTGGAGCGCACCAGCCACAGTGCCGGTTTCCCACTGGGCCCTGGACCTCTTCCTTCCTCAGGACCCTTCACCACTTCCCACGCAGGAAATCCCCTATACGCCGACAAGAACATCTACAGCATGGCCCATATGGAGTGCGGCTTCGTCCAGCCGTTGGCTTTGCCTTCGCTGCCCTCCTCAGTGCCAAAGTCTCACTTTGCGATGCTGAGCTGCTCGTCCCCGCAGCACAGCTTCAACCTGAGCAGTCTGGAGGCTCCCTCACACCAGCAGCTCACCCCTTCTCAGGAGCTCACCGAACAGATGGAGAAACAGCACTCCACCACCCCTCCCTCAACCTACCAGATCAGCCCATCCGACCTGAGTAACCAGAAGGAGCATCCGGCGGTCAAGAGCGACTCTGCGGCCGTCTACCCTCTGGTTTCCTCGCAGGATCTGGCCTCTCTGGACTCCTCAAAGCCTTCCTACCAGATAGAAAACTTCGCCCAGGCCTTTGGCTCTCAGTTTAAATCTGAAGTTCATGGTTTGTCTTACAGCGCTGACTCTGGTGGGGAGGTGGATCACAGGATACGGACGCCTGTGTCGGATTTCTCAGGGTATAGTTTGTTATCTGATGTCAATGAGCCAGTAAGTACAGGTTCCAAAACACCAACAAGCCAAAGCTACAGATGA